One Primulina huaijiensis chloroplast, complete genome genomic window, TAGAGGAGCTCCTGTATCAATCAATTCCATTCCTCTCATCAAACCATCTGTAGCACTCATAGCTACAGCTCTAACTCGATTATTTCCTAATAATTGCTGTACCTCACAAGTCACATTAATTGGTTGACCAACAGTATCTCGACCTTTAACTACCAGAGCGTTATAAATATTAGGCATCTTACCCGGCGGAAAGGCTACATCTAGTACCGGACCTATGATTTGGACGATACGCCCCAGTTTTTTTTTTTCAAGCGCGGAAACCCCAGACCCAGAAGTAGTAGGATTAATTATCATAAGAATAATAAAGAAATATGTAGAAATCTTTTTTGTGAAAATTATCGAATTCAAAATAAGTGTCCGATAGCACGTCGATCAGTTAATTTAATAAGAAATGGGAGTTAGCACTCGATTTCGTTGGTGCTATCCAATCGAATAAAATTCAATTGTTTACTTATTTCAAGGAGTGAATTTACAAGCTCAATCAAGCTTTTTTGAAAATCTCAAGGGTATTAAATTAATAAGGATCTTGAGAAAATTTTTCATTTGTATATCATTATAGACAATCCCATCTATATTATCTATATTATATAAAATAGTCTATGGAATTCGAATCTGAACTCTATTTACTTATTATTTCTATCTTAACTCTATTTACTTATTATTTCTATCTTATGGGCTCTTCTTATTGTTTATTTCAGCATATCGATTTACGACTATAGCCTATTCTTTTCGTTTGTTTATACAGTTTTCATTTCATATACGAATTCCGTCTATTTTCACATCTAGGATTTACATATACAACATATATCACTGTCAAGAGAGAATTTATTATTAGTTAGGTTAACTATTTCGATTAAAAAAAGGGGTTGCGCTATAGATATGAAAGAGTATACAATAATGATGCGTTTGGTAAATCAAAAACCATGGTCTAATAATCAAACATTCTGATTAGTTGATAATATTAGCATTAGTTGGGAAGTTTGTGAAAGATTTCTGTGAAAAGTTTCATTAACGCCTAATTCATTCTTGTCGAGTAGACCTTGTTGTTGTCAGAATTCTTAATTCATGAGTTGTAGGGAGGTATTTATGTCACCACAAACAGAAACTAAAGCAAGTGTTGGATTCAAAGCGGGTGTTAAAGAGTACAAATTGACTTATTATACTCCTGAATACGAAACCAAAGATACTGATATCTTGGCAGCATTCCGAGTAACTCCTCAACCTGGAGTTCCGCCTGAAGAAGCAGGGGCGGCGGTCGCTGCCGAATCTTCTACTGGTACATGGACAACTGTGTGGACCGATGGGCTTACCAGCCTTGATCGTTACAAAGGGCGATGCTACCACATCGAGCCCGTTCCTGGAGAAACAGATCAATATATCTGTTATGTAGCTTACCCTTTAGACCTTTTTGAAGAAGGTTCTGTTACTAACATGTTTACTTCCATTGTAGGCAATGTATTTGGATTCAAAGCCCTTCGTGCTCTACGTCTGGAAGATCTGCGAATCCCGACTGCTTATATTAAAACTTTCCAAGGCCCGCCTCATGGGATCCAAGTTGAAAGAGATAAATTGAACAAGTATGGTCGTCCCCTGTTGGGATGTACTATTAAACCAAAACTGGGCTTATCTGCTAAAAACTACGGTCGAGCGGTTTATGAATGTCTTCGCGGCGGACTTGATTTTACCAAAGATGACGAGAACGTGAACTCCCAGCCATTTATGCGTTGGAGAGATCGTTTCGTATTTTGTGCCGAAGCCATTTATAAAGCACAGGCTGAAACAGGTGAAATCAAAGGGCATTACTTGAATGCTACTGCGGGTACATGCGAAGAAATGATGAAAAGGGCTATATTTGCTAGAGAATTGGGAGTTCCTATCATAATGCATGACTACTTAACAGGAGGATTCACTGCAAATACTAGCTTGGCTCATTATTGCCGAGATAATGGCCTACTTCTTCACATTCACCGTGCAATGCATGCAGTTATTGATAGACAGAAGAATCATGGTATACACTTCCGTGTATTAGCTAAAGCGTTACGTATGTCTGGTGGAGATCACATTCACGCTGGTACCGTAGTAGGTAAACTTGAAGGAGAAAGAGACATCACTTTGGGCTTTGTTGATTTACTGCGTGATGATTTTATTCCAAAAGATCGAAGTCGCGGTATTTATTTCACTCAAGATTGGGTCTCTCTACCGGGTGTTATTCCCGTAGCTTCAGGTGGTATTCACGTTTGGCATATGCCTGCTCTGACCGAGATCTTTGGGGATGATTCTGTACTACAGTTCGGTGGAGGAACTTTAGGACACCCTTGGGGTAATGCGCCAGGTGCCGTAGCTAACCGAGTAGCTCTAGAAGCATGTGTACAAGCTCGTAATGAAGGACGTGATCTTGCTGCTGAGGGTAATGCAATTATCCGTGAGGCTTGCAAATGGAGTCCTGAACTAGCTGCCGCTTGTGAGGTATGGAAAGAGATCAAATTTGAATTTCAAGCGATGGATACTTTGGATGAGCCAAAAAGCTAACAAACAGGTAATTACTCTCGGTTCTCTTAATTGAATTGCAATTAAACTCGGCCCAATCTTTTACTAAAAGGATTGAGCCGAATACAAAATATATATTGGATAAATACATATATCTCTAGATATACAAGATTTGAAATATAAAATCTAAGACTCAAATGTTTCTATTGTTGTCTTGTATCCACAATTAAACCTATGGGTCCTTATCCTTAGGATTGGTATATTCTTTATATATACTATCCTGTAGTTTCCCTGAATCAAGCGAAGTATCACAAATCTTTCCACCCACCCCATATATTGTCCTCTTCGTTTCGTGTTAGAATAGAACCTTAATTTATTACTTGTTATTAGTTTTTTATTAGACGAGATTTTACGAATGTTTCGAGGAGAGAACAAATAGTTATTTTTTTGTTCGATACGAAGACATAGGAAAAACCCCTCTTTACCATTATTATTTAGAATATTGAGAATCCATCATATTCATATTATAGTGAAGTTTTACCCCCGGATTACCATAAAACAAAAAAGAATTCTTTTTCACACTTCAGTGATTGAATTTCTATGTTTAGTCTGATAGGAAATAAATAAAACTAAAGAATTGTGGCTCGAATGACTATTCATCTATTGAATTTTTATGCAAACAAATAGGGGGCAAGAAAACTCTATGGAAAGATGGTGGTTTAATTCGATGGTGTTTAAAAAGGAGTTAGAGCGTAGGTATGGGATAAAGAACTCAATGGACAATCTTGGTCCTGTTGAAAATACTAGTGAAAGTGAAGATCCGAATAGAAAAGGTAGGGCTAAAAACATTCATAGTTGCAGGGGTCGTGACAATTCTAGTTACACTAATGTGGATCGTTTATTCGGCTTCAAAGACATTTGGAATTTTATCTCTGATGATACTTTTTTAGTTAGGGATAGTAATGGAGATACTTATTCTATCTATTTTGATATTGAAAATCATATTTTTGAGATTGACAACGACCATTCTTTTATGAGTGAATTAGAGAATTCTTTTTATCATTATCGCAATTCGAGTTGTATGAATAATGGATCTACGAGTGAAGATTCCTTATCCAATCGTTACATGTATGTAACTCAATTTAGTTGGAATAATCACATTAATAGTTGCATTGACAGTTATCTTCAGTCTCAAATCTGTATTGATACGTCCATTGTAAGTGATAGTAGTGACAGTTACATTTCTAGGTGCATTTTTGATAAACGTATAACTAGTAGCGAAAGCGGGAGGTCCAGTCTACGAACCCGCGCGAAGAGTAGTGATTTAACTCTAAGAGAAGGGTCTAATGATCTCGATGCAACTCAAAAATACAGGCATTTGTGGGTTCAATGCGAAAATTGTTATGGATTAAATTATAAAAAATTTTTGAAATCAAAAATGAATATTTGTGAACAATGTGGATATCATTTGAAAATGAGTAGTTCAGAAAGAATCGAACTTTCGATCGATCCCGGTACTTGGGATCCTATGGATGAAGACATGGTCTCTCTGGATCCCATTGGATTTCATTCGGAGGAGGAGCCTTATAAAGATCGTATTGATTCTTATCAAAGAAAGACAGGATTAACTGAGGCTGTTCAAACAGGTGTAGGTCAACTAAATGGTATTCTCGTAGCAATTGGGGTTATGGATTTTCAGTTTATGGGGGGTAGTATGGGATCCGTGGTGGGGGAGAAAATCACTCGTTTGATTGAGTACGCTACCAATCGACTTATACCTCTTATTATAGTGTGCGCTTCGGGGGGGGCGCGCATGCAAGAAGGAAGTTTGAGCTTAATGCAAATGGCTAAAATATCATCTGCCTTATATGATTATCAATCCAATAAAAAGTTATTTTATGTATCAATCCTTACATCTCCTACTACTGGTGGGGTAACAGCTAGTTTTGGTATGTTGGGAGATATCATTATTGCCGAACCCAATTCCTACATTGCATTTGCGGGTAAAAGAGTAATTGAACAAACATTGAATAAAACAGTACCTGAAGGTTCACAAGCGGCTGAATATTTATTCCAGAAAGGTTTATTCGACCTAATCGTACCGCGTAATACTTTAAAAAGTGTTCTGAGTGAGTTATTTAAGCTCCACGCCTTTTTTCCGTTGAATTCAAATTCAATCAAGTAGAGCGTATTAAGTTCAATTATTTTATTTGTAGCAACCAAGTAGTTAGCTTGTCGGAATTAAAGTAAATAAGAACGCAATTTTCTTTGGGTGGTGACCTAAGATCTAATTGTAGAAAGAAGCAAAAGTTGCGGATAACTCTTTTTTTTACCTAGATTTCCCATTACTAATTAATTAATCAAGAAGATAAAAGCGTGAGTTCTTCCTTTCGTGACATTAGGCAAATAAAACGAATTTCGCCTTACGTAGATAATCAAATATAGAAAAGATAGATATATAGTTTTTTATCTTTCTGCATCGCCCAAAATCTCATTTTCACTAAAAATACTGGTTGTGTCGCATTCTAGCAAATCTTTCGATAATTTGTAAGAAACCGTTTCAAATTATAAGAGAAGAATAAAACACAAAGAAATTAAGAAAAAAAATATAATTAATATAATAAAGTTGATTATCATAGGTATCTTTCGTGTAGAAAGATGAATAAGTCCATTTATTTAGTTCTACATTCCTTGGACTTAGTCTATATACTCACTTAGATATATAGATATTTATTACTTCTATAAGAATTTTCAAATTCAATTTCTTAAGAAATTGAATTGAATAATAAAGACCAATTCATAATAATTACAATTTTGAATTGTAATTATTATAAAATATGATATAAAAAAAAATAATAACAGGTGCAAATAGTAAATTGAGGTACCCGATTTTATGACAACTTTAATTTTTCCCTCTATTTTTGTGCCTTTAGTGGGCCTAGTATTTCCGGCAATTGCAATGGCTTCTTTATTTCTTTATGTTCAAAAAAACAAGATTGTTTAGATCTGAGGGGACCCAATCTCATCCATTTTTTTTTGAACTTCTACTTGCTAGCATAACACAGATATTTATTTCTTTCGGGAAATGGAAATATGGTATGACATGTGATTTCTAAAGGAAAAAGCTATTATGCCTGCAGAAAATGATCTATGGGAAAATAAATTCCAGCTAGTTTCAAATAAAGCAGGATCGTTGGATACCTAAAGTTGGCGGATCCATCTGTAATATGTATATTTGGGATTTAAGGAAGGGTATGTTATTAGTTTAGATCTAACCAATTTGATAAATTACTCCGAAGGAACTCTCATCAAACTAGCACTAGTTTGATGAGAGTTCCTTCGGAAACAAAAAAAAGTAAAGTCAAAATAATTTGGGATATTCTCTCAATTCCAATAAAATTAAATCGGATGAAGTATGAGTTGGCGATCAGAACATATATGGATAGAACTTATAACGGGGTCTCGAAAACTAAGTAATTTTTGCTGGGCCCTTATCGTTTTTTTAGGTTCATTAGGATTCTTATTGGTTGGAACTTCCAGTTATCTTGGTAGAAATTTTATATCTTTTGTTCCGGCTCAGCAAATTGTTTTTTTTCCACAAGGGCTCGTGATGTCTTTCTACGGGATCGCTGGTTTCTTTATTAGTTCCTATTTGTGGTGCACAATTTCCTGGAATGTAGCTAGTGGTTATGATCGATTCGATAAAAAGGAGGGAATAGTGTGTATTTTTCGTTGGGGATTTCCTGGAACAAATCGTCGCATATTCCTCCGATTCCGTACAAAAGATATTCAGTCCATTAGAATAGAAGTTAAAGAGGATATTTATGCTCGTCGTATCCTTTATATGTACATCCGAGGCCGGGGGGCTATTCCGTTGACCCGTACTGATGAAAATTTGACTTCACGAGAAATTGAACAAAAAGCCGCCCAATTGGCCTATTTTTTGCGCGTACCAATTGAAGTCTTTTGATAAAAGGAAATGGGCTGAAGAATGAATGCTTTCTCAGCAGGATGGAAAAAATTCCTGTTTTTTCTATAACATAATTTAACTGAAGTTTCATCAAAACGTTCAGTCGAGCCAAAGCCGATAGATGCAGATAAATCCTATCGTGTAAATTATTTTTGTCAATCGACCCTTTAATTTATAATTTATCCTTTCTTTTGTGTTCCATTACTAATACTAACCAATAAAGGGTTTTCTTAATAATGATAACTGGTCCATCTCTGTCTTACTCATTTTTTTTATCATCACAATATCTTTCTCTCAATTATTCTATTCTTGGATATGGGTAATCGTTGGAATTTTTTCAAAATATTATATATTTTTATAGAAAAGGAATTCTTTCGTTTCAAAATATCAATAATATTCATTTCTTAAAGTGTCTCCTTTCGATGAATGACCGAAAGGAGACACTTTAAGAAATTTGATGAATTGAGATATCTGGAAACAATATTTTTGATTATTTCTTGATTCGAATTCGAAGCGGAGTCGTAGTCTATTTTTGTATTCGTTCTAGATTCACACAAAATCACAAATAAAATAGATTTATAGGTTTGATACCTTGTCTAGAACTCATGGGTAAAAGAAATATTCGATCACATAGAGTCTACGAATGAAGTGGGTTAATTAATAATTCACAGACGAAAAATGGCAAAAAAGAAAGCATTCATTCCTCTTTTGTATCTTGCATCTATAGTGTTTTTGTCATGTTGGATTTCTCTCTCATTATTTACTAAAAGTATGGAATCTTGGGTTACTAATTGGTCGAATACTGATCAATCCGAAATATTTTTGAATGATATTCAAGAAAAAAGTATTTTAGAAAAGTTCATAGAATTAGAGGAAATCCTCTTCTTGGACGAACTTATCAAGGAATACTCGAAAATACATCTACAAAAGATTCCTATAGGAATCCACAAAGAAACGATCCAATTAATCAAGATACACAATGAGGATCGTATCCATATGATTTTGCACTTCTCGACAAATATAATATGTTTTGCTATTCTAAGCGGTTATTCTATTTTAGGTAATGAAGAACTTGTTATTCTTAACTCTTGGGCTCAGGAATTCCTATATAACGTAAGTGATACAGTCAAAGCTTTTGCGATTCTTTTATTAACGGATTTATGTATCGGATTTCATTCACCCCACGGTTGGGAATTAATGATTGGTTCTGTCTACAAGGATTTTGGATTTGTTCATAATGATCAAATCATATCTGGTCTTGTTTCCACTTTTCCAGTTGTTTTCGATACTATTTTTAAATATTGGATTTTCCGTTATTTAAATCGTGTATCTCCGTCACTTGTAGTTATTTATCATTCAATGAATGATTAATAAATGATCCACCAATCTGAATCTAATCAAATTAGAATGTTTCTTAATGTATAGTTCTACATAAGCATTAAAAACTTTATACCCGGGGGATTTTCATCCTATAGCATTCCAGTAAAATGATTCCAGTAAGCAGAATCGTGGATAGGGAACTATACGAG contains:
- the rbcL gene encoding ribulose-1,5-bisphosphate carboxylase/oxygenase large subunit — protein: MSPQTETKASVGFKAGVKEYKLTYYTPEYETKDTDILAAFRVTPQPGVPPEEAGAAVAAESSTGTWTTVWTDGLTSLDRYKGRCYHIEPVPGETDQYICYVAYPLDLFEEGSVTNMFTSIVGNVFGFKALRALRLEDLRIPTAYIKTFQGPPHGIQVERDKLNKYGRPLLGCTIKPKLGLSAKNYGRAVYECLRGGLDFTKDDENVNSQPFMRWRDRFVFCAEAIYKAQAETGEIKGHYLNATAGTCEEMMKRAIFARELGVPIIMHDYLTGGFTANTSLAHYCRDNGLLLHIHRAMHAVIDRQKNHGIHFRVLAKALRMSGGDHIHAGTVVGKLEGERDITLGFVDLLRDDFIPKDRSRGIYFTQDWVSLPGVIPVASGGIHVWHMPALTEIFGDDSVLQFGGGTLGHPWGNAPGAVANRVALEACVQARNEGRDLAAEGNAIIREACKWSPELAAACEVWKEIKFEFQAMDTLDEPKS
- the accD gene encoding acetyl-CoA carboxylase carboxyltransferase beta subunit; this translates as MQTNRGQENSMERWWFNSMVFKKELERRYGIKNSMDNLGPVENTSESEDPNRKGRAKNIHSCRGRDNSSYTNVDRLFGFKDIWNFISDDTFLVRDSNGDTYSIYFDIENHIFEIDNDHSFMSELENSFYHYRNSSCMNNGSTSEDSLSNRYMYVTQFSWNNHINSCIDSYLQSQICIDTSIVSDSSDSYISRCIFDKRITSSESGRSSLRTRAKSSDLTLREGSNDLDATQKYRHLWVQCENCYGLNYKKFLKSKMNICEQCGYHLKMSSSERIELSIDPGTWDPMDEDMVSLDPIGFHSEEEPYKDRIDSYQRKTGLTEAVQTGVGQLNGILVAIGVMDFQFMGGSMGSVVGEKITRLIEYATNRLIPLIIVCASGGARMQEGSLSLMQMAKISSALYDYQSNKKLFYVSILTSPTTGGVTASFGMLGDIIIAEPNSYIAFAGKRVIEQTLNKTVPEGSQAAEYLFQKGLFDLIVPRNTLKSVLSELFKLHAFFPLNSNSIK
- the psaI gene encoding photosystem I subunit VIII — protein: MTTLIFPSIFVPLVGLVFPAIAMASLFLYVQKNKIV
- the ycf4 gene encoding photosystem I assembly protein ycf4, with the translated sequence MSWRSEHIWIELITGSRKLSNFCWALIVFLGSLGFLLVGTSSYLGRNFISFVPAQQIVFFPQGLVMSFYGIAGFFISSYLWCTISWNVASGYDRFDKKEGIVCIFRWGFPGTNRRIFLRFRTKDIQSIRIEVKEDIYARRILYMYIRGRGAIPLTRTDENLTSREIEQKAAQLAYFLRVPIEVF
- the cemA gene encoding cemA — its product is MAKKKAFIPLLYLASIVFLSCWISLSLFTKSMESWVTNWSNTDQSEIFLNDIQEKSILEKFIELEEILFLDELIKEYSKIHLQKIPIGIHKETIQLIKIHNEDRIHMILHFSTNIICFAILSGYSILGNEELVILNSWAQEFLYNVSDTVKAFAILLLTDLCIGFHSPHGWELMIGSVYKDFGFVHNDQIISGLVSTFPVVFDTIFKYWIFRYLNRVSPSLVVIYHSMND